Proteins from one Corynebacterium epidermidicanis genomic window:
- a CDS encoding 4'-phosphopantetheinyl transferase family protein, with protein sequence MLNSELFPPSAKFSFFTTSSNDDLTNFHALHPLEQALVAHSVPVRKAEFGDARWCAHQALKQLGRDAGQPILRGERGMPLWPASVSGSLTHTDGLRAAVVAPRLLVRSMGLDAEPALPLPGDVLSSVAREGELAQLDRLKGNSVDCADRLLFCAKEATYKAWFPLTHRFLGFDQAEIDLRDDGTFVSYLLVRPTPVPFISGKWQLSDGYIFAATAIT encoded by the coding sequence ATGCTGAATAGTGAGCTATTTCCACCCAGCGCAAAGTTCAGTTTTTTCACTACGTCCTCCAACGATGACCTGACCAATTTTCACGCGCTGCACCCGTTGGAGCAGGCTTTGGTTGCGCACTCGGTGCCCGTACGTAAAGCCGAGTTTGGCGATGCCCGCTGGTGCGCGCATCAAGCGCTGAAACAACTGGGCCGAGACGCCGGCCAGCCCATTCTTCGCGGCGAGCGGGGTATGCCGTTGTGGCCGGCCTCCGTGTCTGGCTCCTTGACGCATACCGACGGCCTGCGCGCCGCGGTAGTCGCGCCACGTCTTTTAGTGCGGTCCATGGGCCTTGACGCGGAGCCTGCGCTTCCGTTGCCGGGAGATGTGTTGAGCTCGGTAGCGCGTGAAGGCGAATTGGCGCAGCTCGATCGCCTGAAAGGCAACAGCGTGGATTGCGCGGATCGCCTGCTCTTTTGCGCCAAGGAAGCTACATACAAGGCGTGGTTCCCGTTGACGCATCGTTTCCTTGGTTTTGACCAGGCAGAAATCGATTTGCGGGACGACGGCACCTTCGTTTCCTACCTGTTGGTGCGCCCGACCCCGGTGCCGTTCATCAGCGGTAAATGGCAGTTGAGCGACGGTTATATTTTCGCAGCCACGGCTATTACGTAG
- a CDS encoding bifunctional riboflavin kinase/FAD synthetase has product MLTKSMTYHEPVDIWHGLSEVPQDLTGSVVTIGVFDGVHRGHQQLIKTAVDRAHSQTLPAILLTFDPHPAAVIRPEAMPPLLSSMVGRASLVSKLGIDHLLALKFTRDLAALEPEQFFREVLLDTLHARTIVVGKNFRFGHRAAGTTDLMRELGEKYRVEVIVHDLFELGDDRCSSTRVRALLSEGKVAEAATILGRPFSVFEIVTRGAGRGGAELGYPTANMYISEKYALPADGVYAGWFIVRSASPIVGDMERDVRYPAAISVGTNPTFGDTRRSVETFVLDRHADLYGHACEVEFVDFVRGMEKFHSVDELLVAMERDVKKIREILA; this is encoded by the coding sequence ATGCTTACCAAGTCTATGACGTACCATGAACCGGTGGATATTTGGCATGGACTTTCCGAGGTCCCACAGGACCTCACCGGCAGCGTAGTGACAATCGGTGTTTTTGACGGCGTTCACCGCGGACACCAACAACTCATCAAAACCGCAGTCGATCGCGCGCACTCCCAGACCCTGCCAGCAATCTTATTGACCTTCGATCCCCACCCAGCCGCGGTGATTCGCCCGGAAGCCATGCCGCCGCTACTTAGCAGCATGGTTGGCCGTGCCTCACTGGTGTCTAAGCTTGGCATCGATCATTTGTTGGCGCTCAAATTCACCCGTGACCTGGCGGCGCTCGAACCGGAGCAGTTCTTCCGCGAGGTGCTCTTGGACACGTTGCACGCGCGCACGATAGTCGTCGGCAAGAACTTCCGCTTTGGGCACCGCGCGGCCGGAACCACGGACTTGATGCGCGAACTCGGCGAGAAGTATAGGGTCGAAGTCATCGTCCATGACCTATTTGAGCTTGGCGACGACCGCTGCTCCTCAACTCGGGTGCGCGCCCTGCTCAGCGAAGGCAAGGTTGCCGAGGCCGCCACGATCCTTGGGCGTCCGTTTTCGGTGTTTGAGATCGTCACCCGTGGTGCCGGGCGGGGTGGGGCTGAACTGGGATACCCGACCGCGAATATGTATATTTCGGAAAAGTACGCGCTGCCGGCCGACGGTGTTTATGCCGGGTGGTTCATCGTTCGCTCGGCATCTCCGATCGTTGGCGACATGGAGCGCGATGTACGTTATCCAGCAGCAATTTCCGTTGGAACGAACCCGACCTTTGGAGATACGCGCCGAAGCGTGGAGACATTCGTCCTCGATCGTCATGCTGACCTGTATGGGCATGCGTGCGAGGTGGAATTCGTTGATTTTGTGAGAGGAATGGAAAAATTCCACTCGGTTGACGAACTCCTGGTGGCCATGGAACGAGACGTGAAAAAGATACGGGAAATTTTGGCCTAA
- the thyX gene encoding FAD-dependent thymidylate synthase, with protein sequence MARNVELSVDLIACTHFTQPSDVAWTTDATGGQALIEFAGRACYESFDKPNPHTADNASYLRHVMEVGHTALLEHATATLYLRGLSRAASHEFVRHRHFSFSELSQRYVDPEELNVVIPRLIADDEALLRLYHRAMDESRFAFDELLAALEEKLGAQANGILRNKQARQAARSVLPNSTETRIVVTGNFRTWRHFLAMRATEHADAEIRTVAVKCLKVLQPLAPVVFGDFEIATLSDGSEMATSPYVTDF encoded by the coding sequence GTGGCAAGAAATGTAGAGTTATCCGTTGATCTCATCGCGTGCACGCACTTCACGCAGCCCAGCGATGTCGCGTGGACGACGGATGCTACCGGCGGTCAAGCATTAATCGAATTCGCAGGCCGGGCCTGCTATGAGAGCTTTGATAAGCCAAACCCCCACACTGCGGATAACGCTTCGTATCTGCGGCATGTAATGGAAGTGGGCCATACCGCGCTGCTAGAACATGCCACGGCAACCTTGTACCTGCGGGGCCTTTCCCGGGCGGCCAGCCACGAGTTTGTTCGCCATCGTCACTTTTCCTTCTCGGAGCTTTCCCAACGCTACGTTGATCCCGAGGAACTCAACGTGGTGATTCCGCGGCTCATCGCCGATGACGAGGCGTTACTTCGGCTATACCATCGCGCAATGGATGAATCGCGGTTCGCGTTTGACGAGCTTCTGGCTGCGCTGGAAGAAAAGCTGGGCGCGCAAGCCAATGGGATTTTGCGCAACAAGCAGGCTCGGCAAGCGGCGCGTTCAGTACTGCCCAATTCCACCGAGACGCGCATAGTGGTCACCGGCAATTTCCGCACATGGCGGCACTTCCTAGCGATGCGCGCAACGGAGCATGCCGACGCAGAGATCCGAACAGTGGCTGTGAAGTGCTTGAAGGTTTTGCAGCCCTTGGCGCCAGTCGTATTCGGGGACTTCGAGATTGCCACGTTAAGCGACGGGAGCGAAATGGCGACGAGCCCCTATGTGACAGATTTCTAG
- the dapB gene encoding 4-hydroxy-tetrahydrodipicolinate reductase, with protein MTTFKVGVIGARGRVGQAVCAGVSEAADMDLVATIDRTDPLQNLVDQGAEVIVDFTNPNVVMDNLEFCINHGIHCVVGTTGFTEDRIAQVKQWLEANPGVGVLIAPNFAISAVLTMHFSQLAARFFESAEVIEMHHPNKLDAPSGTAIHTAKAIAEGRRQAQLGAQPDATETALDGSRGALVDDIPVHAVRMQGTVAHETVIFGTLGQTLTIRQDSYDRTSFVPGVLLGVREISQHSGLTIGLENYLEL; from the coding sequence ATGACAACATTCAAGGTGGGCGTGATTGGTGCCCGCGGACGAGTTGGCCAAGCAGTCTGCGCCGGAGTATCCGAAGCAGCAGATATGGACTTGGTAGCCACGATCGACCGCACTGATCCGCTGCAGAATCTCGTAGACCAAGGCGCCGAGGTCATCGTGGACTTCACCAACCCCAACGTGGTGATGGACAACCTGGAGTTCTGCATCAACCACGGTATTCACTGTGTGGTGGGCACCACCGGTTTTACTGAAGATCGAATCGCGCAGGTCAAACAGTGGCTCGAAGCGAACCCTGGAGTGGGTGTTCTCATTGCACCAAACTTCGCGATCTCCGCAGTACTCACCATGCATTTCTCTCAGCTCGCGGCGCGTTTCTTCGAATCCGCCGAAGTGATCGAGATGCACCATCCAAATAAACTAGATGCTCCTTCGGGAACCGCGATCCACACGGCGAAAGCTATTGCCGAGGGGCGTCGACAAGCACAGTTGGGTGCCCAGCCCGACGCCACCGAGACTGCCCTCGACGGTTCGCGGGGCGCGCTTGTCGACGACATCCCGGTCCACGCGGTCCGCATGCAGGGGACCGTCGCGCACGAAACCGTCATCTTCGGCACTTTGGGCCAGACCTTGACCATCCGCCAGGATTCTTACGACCGGACGTCGTTTGTTCCCGGCGTGTTGCTCGGCGTCCGCGAAATTTCACAGCATTCGGGGCTTACTATTGGTCTAGAGAATTACCTCGAGCTTTAG
- the truB gene encoding tRNA pseudouridine(55) synthase TruB — protein sequence MTDVLANSGLVIVDKPAGMSSHDVVAKLRRAFHTRKVGHAGTLDPMATGVLVVGIERGTKFLAHLIAETKTYQATIRLGASTTTDDAEGETLQVTAAGHLADEDIDAEITKLTGEIMQKPSSVSAIKINGKRAHELVRAGETVDIPARPVTVHRFDVLARRRTPEFIDLDVEVFCSSGTYIRSLARDLGASLGVGGHLTALRRTTVGPFTLEHARTLEELNTNPTFSLTLDQALAASFPTLNVNDEDAAALAMGKWLEPRGLKGVHAAVTADGTAVALVKEKGKRLATVFVARPSTL from the coding sequence ATGACTGATGTGCTCGCTAATTCTGGCCTCGTGATCGTTGATAAGCCTGCGGGCATGTCCTCTCATGATGTCGTCGCCAAGCTGCGACGTGCTTTTCATACCCGGAAGGTTGGGCACGCGGGCACCTTGGACCCCATGGCCACTGGTGTGTTGGTGGTGGGCATCGAACGCGGGACGAAATTTCTCGCGCACCTGATCGCTGAGACCAAAACCTATCAGGCCACGATTCGGCTCGGCGCAAGTACCACCACCGACGACGCAGAGGGCGAAACCCTGCAGGTCACCGCAGCAGGTCACCTCGCCGACGAAGACATCGACGCTGAGATCACAAAGCTAACCGGTGAAATCATGCAAAAGCCTTCCTCGGTGTCTGCGATCAAGATCAATGGCAAGCGCGCGCATGAGTTAGTGCGAGCTGGCGAGACCGTCGACATCCCAGCCCGGCCTGTCACCGTCCATCGATTCGATGTGCTCGCCCGACGAAGAACCCCAGAATTCATCGACCTCGACGTCGAGGTCTTCTGCTCCTCAGGCACCTATATCCGCTCGCTCGCGCGCGACCTTGGGGCCAGCTTGGGTGTGGGTGGTCATCTCACCGCATTACGACGCACCACCGTCGGCCCCTTCACCCTTGAGCATGCCCGCACCCTCGAGGAACTAAACACGAACCCGACTTTTTCGCTCACCCTCGACCAAGCGCTGGCTGCGAGTTTCCCAACCCTTAACGTCAACGACGAAGACGCAGCCGCCTTGGCGATGGGCAAATGGCTCGAACCCCGCGGCCTCAAAGGGGTGCACGCGGCCGTCACGGCTGATGGCACAGCCGTGGCTCTGGTCAAAGAGAAAGGCAAGCGCTTAGCGACGGTCTTCGTGGCCCGCCCCTCAACTCTCTAA
- the rpsO gene encoding 30S ribosomal protein S15, giving the protein MALTTEQKKEILAEYGLHETDTGSPEAQVALLTSRIRTLTEHLKFHKHDHHSRRGLLLLVGRRKGLLQYLADNNIERYRDLIARLGLRR; this is encoded by the coding sequence ATGGCTCTTACCACTGAGCAGAAGAAAGAAATCCTGGCCGAGTACGGTCTGCACGAGACGGACACCGGTTCGCCAGAGGCACAGGTTGCCCTTCTGACCTCCCGTATTCGTACCCTGACGGAGCACCTGAAGTTCCACAAGCACGATCACCACTCCCGTCGTGGCCTGTTGCTACTCGTTGGTCGTCGTAAGGGCCTGCTGCAGTACCTGGCTGACAACAACATTGAGCGTTACCGTGACCTGATCGCTCGTTTGGGTCTGCGCCGATAA
- a CDS encoding polyribonucleotide nucleotidyltransferase, producing MSDVAYYHDEEFGTYGVTATIDNGDFGKRTIRLETGQLARQADGAVTAYLDEDTMLLATTTASNQPREGFDFFPLTVDVEERMYAAGRIPGSFFRREGRPSTEAILACRLIDRPLRPTFVKGLRNEVQVVITVLSMNPQDMYDVLAINGASAATQLSGLPVSGAVGGVRMALIADEKHPKGQWIAFPTHEQHEQALFEIVVAGRIVRKGKKEDVAIMMVEAGATETVVPRIKAGAPAPTEEVVAEGLEAAKPFIEILCRAQQKLADEAAKETQQFPLFPPYTDEVLEKVERVAGKNIEKFMQIAGKHEREDATNSHMEQVVEKLKGDFEDEEKAAKEIRAAYNSVMKSVVRRRILTDHFRIDGRGITDIRDLGVEVDLIPRAHGSSLFERGETQIMGVTTLDMLKMEQQIDSLAPEKSKRYIHHYNFPPYSTGETGRVGSPKRREIGHGALAERALLPVIPTREEFPYAIRQVSEALGSNGSTSMGSVCASTLSLYNAGVPLKSPVAGIAMGLVSDEVDGETRYVALTDILGAEDAFGDMDFKVAGTRQFITALQLDTKLDGIPSQVLADALAQAREARIAILDTMAEVIDAPDEMSNYAPRITSVSIPASKIGELIGPKGKNINAITEETGADISIEDDGTVYVSATSGEAAEAAIEKINSIANPQLPKVGERYLGTVVKTTAFGAFVSLLPGRDGLVHISKLGGSTRVEKVEDVVNVGDKIQVEIADIDNRGKISLVPVDGADDSEADA from the coding sequence ATGAGCGATGTCGCGTACTATCACGATGAAGAATTCGGCACCTATGGTGTCACCGCAACAATCGATAATGGGGATTTCGGCAAGCGCACGATCCGCCTGGAAACCGGCCAACTCGCCCGCCAGGCCGACGGCGCCGTTACCGCCTACCTGGACGAAGACACGATGCTGCTGGCCACGACCACCGCGTCCAATCAGCCACGCGAAGGTTTTGACTTCTTCCCACTGACCGTGGACGTGGAGGAGCGGATGTATGCTGCTGGACGCATTCCGGGGTCATTCTTCCGTCGTGAAGGCCGTCCTTCCACTGAAGCAATTTTGGCGTGTCGCCTGATTGACCGCCCGCTGCGCCCGACCTTCGTGAAGGGGCTACGCAACGAGGTCCAGGTTGTCATCACTGTGCTGTCGATGAACCCGCAGGATATGTACGATGTCCTCGCCATTAACGGCGCGTCTGCTGCCACTCAGCTGTCGGGGCTGCCGGTTTCCGGTGCCGTCGGTGGCGTGCGCATGGCGTTGATCGCGGACGAGAAGCACCCGAAGGGTCAATGGATCGCGTTCCCGACCCACGAGCAGCACGAGCAGGCGCTCTTTGAGATCGTCGTCGCCGGCCGCATCGTGCGCAAGGGCAAGAAGGAAGACGTCGCGATCATGATGGTTGAAGCGGGCGCCACTGAGACCGTCGTGCCACGCATCAAGGCCGGCGCGCCAGCACCAACGGAAGAAGTCGTTGCCGAGGGGCTTGAAGCTGCGAAGCCATTCATTGAGATCCTCTGCCGTGCGCAGCAAAAGCTTGCCGACGAAGCGGCGAAAGAAACGCAACAGTTCCCACTCTTCCCGCCATACACCGACGAGGTTTTGGAAAAGGTCGAGCGCGTTGCTGGCAAGAACATCGAGAAGTTCATGCAGATTGCGGGCAAGCATGAGCGTGAAGATGCCACTAACTCTCATATGGAGCAGGTCGTCGAGAAGCTGAAGGGCGACTTTGAGGATGAGGAGAAGGCAGCCAAGGAAATTCGAGCAGCGTACAACTCCGTGATGAAGTCTGTGGTGCGTCGTCGGATCCTGACCGACCACTTCCGCATCGACGGCCGTGGCATCACCGATATCCGCGACCTCGGCGTCGAAGTTGACCTCATCCCGCGTGCGCATGGTTCCTCTCTGTTCGAGCGTGGTGAAACCCAAATCATGGGTGTGACCACACTGGACATGCTCAAGATGGAACAGCAGATTGACTCCCTCGCGCCGGAGAAGTCCAAGCGCTACATCCACCACTACAACTTCCCGCCATACTCCACCGGCGAGACCGGTCGGGTTGGCTCGCCAAAGCGACGTGAAATCGGCCACGGAGCACTCGCAGAGCGTGCGCTTCTGCCGGTGATCCCAACTCGTGAGGAATTCCCATACGCGATCCGCCAGGTTTCCGAGGCGCTGGGCTCCAACGGTTCGACCTCGATGGGTTCGGTATGTGCGTCGACGCTGTCGCTGTACAACGCTGGTGTTCCACTGAAGTCCCCGGTTGCAGGCATCGCCATGGGTTTGGTCTCCGACGAGGTTGATGGCGAAACCCGCTACGTTGCCCTGACGGACATCCTGGGCGCCGAGGATGCGTTCGGCGATATGGACTTCAAGGTGGCCGGCACCCGACAGTTCATCACCGCACTGCAGCTAGACACCAAGCTCGACGGCATCCCGTCACAGGTGCTGGCAGACGCTCTAGCGCAGGCCCGGGAGGCGCGCATCGCGATTCTAGACACGATGGCCGAGGTCATCGACGCCCCAGACGAGATGAGCAACTACGCGCCACGCATCACGTCGGTGTCCATTCCGGCCTCCAAGATCGGTGAACTGATCGGACCGAAGGGCAAGAACATCAACGCCATTACCGAGGAGACCGGCGCAGATATCTCCATCGAGGATGACGGCACGGTGTACGTGTCCGCAACCTCGGGTGAAGCTGCTGAAGCTGCGATTGAGAAGATCAACTCTATCGCCAACCCACAGCTGCCCAAGGTCGGCGAGCGCTACCTGGGCACCGTGGTCAAGACCACGGCGTTCGGTGCTTTCGTCTCCTTGCTCCCAGGCCGTGACGGTTTGGTGCACATCTCCAAGCTGGGCGGTTCCACCCGCGTAGAAAAGGTCGAAGACGTGGTCAACGTTGGCGACAAGATCCAGGTAGAAATTGCCGACATCGATAACCGCGGCAAGATTTCCCTCGTCCCAGTCGACGGTGCGGACGATTCGGAAGCAGACGCCTAA
- the dapA gene encoding 4-hydroxy-tetrahydrodipicolinate synthase, with protein MSSNQVNITGKETFGTVSVAMVTPFDTNGDLDRGATEALAVHLVDRGVDSLVLSGTTGESPTTTVAEKTELIKIVRSAVGDRAKIIAGTSTNCTRNSVELAKLNAEAGADALLAVTPYYSKPSQEGVFQHFISIANATDLPICLYDIPGRSSIEIATDTIRRLAEHQNIQGMKDAKGNLCAATELIQSTGLAWYSGDDPLNLPWLSLGATGFISVVGHAAPQALRELYTSFEEGDLARAREVNAKLFPLFQAQARLGGVSMSKAALRLQGIEVGDPRLPQVPATEAELAQLREDLIMAGAL; from the coding sequence ATGTCTAGCAACCAAGTCAACATCACTGGCAAAGAAACTTTCGGTACCGTCTCAGTGGCGATGGTAACTCCTTTTGATACCAATGGCGATCTCGACCGAGGTGCAACCGAGGCTTTGGCGGTTCATCTCGTAGACAGGGGGGTAGATTCCCTAGTCCTATCCGGGACGACTGGCGAGTCCCCAACTACCACGGTGGCAGAAAAAACGGAACTAATTAAGATTGTGCGCTCAGCGGTGGGAGATCGAGCGAAAATTATCGCCGGGACGAGCACCAATTGCACCCGAAATTCGGTTGAGCTGGCCAAACTCAACGCTGAAGCCGGCGCAGATGCGCTGCTTGCCGTGACTCCTTATTACTCGAAACCTAGCCAAGAAGGTGTTTTTCAGCACTTCATTTCTATTGCTAATGCGACAGATCTACCTATATGCCTGTACGATATTCCTGGTAGGTCGTCAATCGAAATCGCTACGGATACGATTCGACGTCTAGCCGAACACCAGAATATTCAGGGCATGAAGGACGCCAAAGGCAATTTGTGCGCCGCCACCGAGCTCATTCAGTCGACTGGTCTGGCCTGGTATTCGGGAGATGACCCGCTGAACCTGCCTTGGCTCAGCCTTGGCGCAACGGGCTTCATCTCAGTGGTAGGCCATGCAGCTCCGCAGGCATTGCGTGAGCTCTACACAAGTTTCGAGGAAGGCGACCTCGCCCGTGCGCGGGAAGTCAACGCCAAGCTGTTCCCGCTGTTTCAAGCGCAAGCGCGACTCGGTGGGGTCAGCATGAGTAAGGCTGCTCTGCGACTGCAGGGCATTGAAGTAGGAGACCCACGACTGCCACAGGTACCAGCTACCGAGGCGGAACTGGCGCAGCTCCGTGAAGACTTAATAATGGCTGGAGCCCTTTAA